In Afipia sp. GAS231, a single window of DNA contains:
- a CDS encoding response regulator — MTRVLVVDDDPMVCMAIEISLERHGFEVTIADGGDSGLRALEGAGFDLMIVDIFMPHMRGFESIRIFHERAPAIPLIAMSGYAFANLDSPAPDFLRMALELGAARCLRKPFTPMALLTVINECLAEAGSRFAGVVR, encoded by the coding sequence ATGACTAGAGTGCTCGTCGTCGATGACGATCCCATGGTTTGCATGGCGATCGAGATCTCTCTCGAGCGCCACGGCTTTGAAGTGACGATAGCCGATGGCGGCGATAGCGGGCTTCGCGCGCTGGAAGGCGCGGGCTTCGACCTTATGATCGTCGATATCTTCATGCCGCACATGCGCGGTTTCGAATCGATCAGGATATTCCACGAACGCGCGCCGGCGATTCCGCTGATCGCAATGTCCGGCTACGCCTTCGCCAATCTCGACTCGCCGGCGCCGGACTTTTTGCGCATGGCGCTCGAACTCGGGGCGGCGCGCTGCCTGCGCAAGCCGTTCACGCCGATGGCATTGCTGACCGTCATCAATGAGTGTCTGGCCGAAGCCGGCTCCCGTTTCGCAGGCGTTGTTCGGTAG
- a CDS encoding hybrid sensor histidine kinase/response regulator: protein MDDLLREFLTETNESLDTVDNQLVRFEQDPTDAKILDNIFRLVHTIKGTCGFLGLPRLEALAHAGETLMGKFRDGMPVTAGAVTLILSSIDRIKEILAGLEATETEPEGTDEDLIEKLHEMAEGKHAEVAVEAVPVVAAPPVAPAAPATSVAGTLVEQVLERPLRPGEVSLDDLERAFRETAIEVEPAAPAPVVAAAPVAKAAAPAAAPEAAPEPRAKAKAVRKPVSAETDVQEADKIANQSIRVNVDTLEHLMTMVSELVLTRNQLLEISRRNEDTEFKVPLQRLSNVTAELQEGVMKTRMQPIGNAWQKLPRIVRDLSGELGKQIELEMHGADTELDRQVLDLIKDPLTHMVRNSADHGLETPSERSAAGKPEQGTIRLSAYHEGGHIIICIADNGRGLNTERIKAKAVQNGLVSEADLEKMTEAQIHKFIFAPGFSTAAAVTSVSGRGVGMDVVRTNIDQIGGTIDIKSVAGEGSSVTIKIPLTLAIVSALIVEAAGDRFAIPQLSVVELVRARANSEHRIERIKDTAVLRLRNKLLPLMHLKKLLKIDDGTSSDPENGFIVVTQVGSQTFGIVVDGVFHTEEIVVKPMSTKLRHIDMFSGNTILGDGAVIMIIDPNGIAKALGAAGSASRDLADDHAAAHASSGEQLTSLLVFRAGSNQPKAVPLGLVTRLEEIATDKIELSNGRYMVQYREQLMPLVQMDGVTVQTSGSQPILVFADDGRSMGLVVDEIIDIVEERLHIEVAGSQSGILGSAVIKGQATEVIDVGHFLPMAFADWFSRKEMRPSMSSQSVLLVDDSAFFRNMLAPVLKAAGYKVRVAPNAQEGLTALRSGQVFDVVLTDIEMPDMNGFEFAEVIRADQHLSAMPIIALSSMVSPAAIERGRQAGFHDYVAKFDRPGLIAALKEQTAAPEIKHAA from the coding sequence ATGGACGATCTTCTGCGGGAGTTCCTGACCGAGACCAACGAGAGCCTGGATACGGTCGATAATCAGTTGGTGCGGTTCGAGCAGGATCCGACCGACGCCAAGATCCTGGATAACATCTTCCGGCTGGTTCACACGATTAAAGGCACCTGCGGTTTCCTTGGATTACCCCGGCTCGAAGCGCTGGCCCATGCCGGCGAGACCCTGATGGGCAAATTCCGCGACGGCATGCCGGTGACGGCCGGCGCCGTGACGCTGATCCTGTCCTCGATCGACCGCATCAAGGAAATCCTCGCCGGTCTCGAAGCCACCGAAACCGAGCCCGAAGGTACCGACGAAGACCTGATCGAAAAACTGCACGAGATGGCCGAAGGCAAGCATGCCGAGGTTGCGGTTGAGGCAGTGCCCGTGGTCGCAGCACCGCCGGTTGCACCGGCAGCCCCCGCGACCAGCGTAGCCGGCACTTTGGTCGAGCAGGTGCTGGAACGTCCGTTGCGTCCCGGCGAAGTCTCGCTCGACGACCTCGAACGCGCCTTCCGCGAGACCGCCATCGAAGTCGAGCCGGCCGCGCCCGCGCCTGTGGTTGCAGCTGCCCCGGTCGCCAAGGCCGCAGCGCCCGCCGCCGCGCCGGAAGCCGCTCCCGAGCCGCGCGCCAAAGCCAAGGCCGTCAGGAAGCCGGTATCCGCCGAGACCGACGTCCAGGAAGCCGACAAAATCGCCAACCAGTCGATCCGCGTCAACGTGGACACGCTGGAACACCTGATGACCATGGTCTCCGAGCTGGTGCTGACCCGCAACCAGCTTTTGGAGATATCCCGCCGCAACGAGGACACCGAGTTCAAGGTGCCGCTGCAGCGGCTCTCCAACGTCACCGCCGAGCTGCAGGAAGGCGTCATGAAGACGCGGATGCAGCCGATCGGCAACGCCTGGCAGAAGCTGCCGCGCATCGTCCGCGACCTCTCCGGCGAACTCGGCAAGCAGATCGAACTGGAGATGCACGGCGCCGACACCGAGCTGGACCGCCAGGTGCTCGACCTGATCAAGGATCCGTTGACGCACATGGTGCGCAACTCCGCCGACCATGGTCTCGAGACGCCCAGTGAGCGCTCCGCCGCCGGCAAGCCCGAGCAGGGCACCATCCGTCTGTCCGCCTACCATGAAGGCGGCCACATCATCATCTGCATCGCCGACAACGGCCGCGGCCTCAACACCGAGCGGATCAAGGCCAAGGCGGTCCAGAACGGTCTCGTTAGCGAGGCCGATCTGGAGAAGATGACGGAAGCCCAGATCCACAAGTTCATCTTCGCGCCGGGCTTCTCGACCGCGGCCGCCGTCACCTCGGTCTCCGGCCGCGGCGTCGGCATGGACGTGGTGCGCACCAATATCGACCAGATCGGCGGCACCATCGACATCAAGTCGGTGGCCGGCGAGGGCTCAAGTGTCACCATCAAGATCCCGCTGACCTTGGCCATCGTCTCGGCCCTGATCGTCGAAGCCGCCGGCGACCGCTTTGCGATTCCGCAATTGTCTGTGGTCGAGCTGGTCCGCGCCAGGGCCAACTCCGAACACCGCATCGAGCGCATCAAGGACACCGCGGTTCTCAGACTGCGCAACAAGCTGTTGCCGCTGATGCACCTGAAGAAGCTGCTCAAAATTGACGATGGTACTTCTTCCGACCCCGAGAACGGCTTTATCGTGGTCACCCAGGTCGGCAGCCAGACCTTCGGCATCGTGGTCGACGGCGTGTTCCACACCGAAGAAATCGTGGTCAAGCCGATGTCGACCAAACTGCGGCACATCGACATGTTCTCCGGCAACACCATTCTGGGTGACGGCGCCGTGATCATGATCATCGACCCCAACGGCATTGCCAAGGCGCTGGGCGCGGCCGGCTCCGCCTCGCGCGATCTCGCCGACGACCATGCCGCGGCGCACGCCTCCTCGGGCGAGCAGCTGACCTCGCTCTTGGTGTTCCGCGCCGGCTCGAACCAGCCCAAGGCGGTGCCGCTCGGGCTCGTCACCCGTCTGGAGGAGATCGCCACCGACAAGATCGAACTCAGTAACGGCCGCTACATGGTGCAGTACCGCGAGCAGCTGATGCCGCTGGTGCAGATGGACGGGGTCACCGTTCAAACGTCAGGCTCGCAGCCGATCCTGGTGTTCGCCGACGACGGCCGCTCGATGGGTCTCGTGGTCGACGAGATCATCGACATCGTCGAGGAGCGGCTGCACATCGAGGTGGCGGGCTCGCAGTCCGGCATCCTGGGTTCGGCCGTGATCAAGGGCCAGGCCACCGAAGTGATCGACGTCGGCCACTTCCTGCCGATGGCGTTTGCCGACTGGTTCTCGCGCAAGGAGATGCGGCCGTCGATGTCGTCGCAGTCGGTGCTGCTGGTCGACGATAGCGCCTTCTTCCGCAACATGCTGGCCCCGGTACTCAAGGCGGCCGGTTACAAGGTGCGGGTCGCCCCCAACGCCCAGGAAGGCCTCACCGCGCTGCGCTCGGGCCAGGTGTTCGACGTGGTGCTGACCGACATCGAAATGCCCGACATGAACGGGTTCGAGTTTGCGGAAGTTATCCGAGCCGACCAGCACTTGAGTGCGATGCCGATCATCGCGTTGTCCTCGATGGTGTCGCCGGCGGCGATCGAGCGCGGCCGGCAGGCCGGCTTCCACGACTATGTCGCCAAGTTCGACCGTCCGGGCCTGATCGCGGCGCTGAAGGAACAGACCGCCGCTCCCGAGATCAAGCACGCGGCATAA
- a CDS encoding chemotaxis protein CheW has translation MTTTKTDTIEGTVAEYVTAFIGGQLFGLPISRVQDVFMPERLTRVPLSSAEIAGVLNLRGRIVTVVDMRARLGLPKNDDGKPPMAVGVDLRGESYGLLIDQIGEVLRLRDDGREENPVNLDPRMAKLAGGVHRLEGQLMVVLDVDRVLEIVPKVVLAA, from the coding sequence ATGACAACGACCAAGACCGACACCATCGAGGGCACCGTGGCCGAATACGTCACCGCTTTTATCGGCGGGCAATTGTTCGGCCTGCCGATCTCGCGGGTCCAGGACGTGTTCATGCCGGAACGGCTGACGCGGGTTCCGCTGTCGTCGGCGGAGATCGCCGGCGTGCTCAACCTGCGCGGCCGCATCGTCACCGTGGTCGACATGCGCGCCCGGCTGGGGCTGCCCAAGAACGACGACGGCAAGCCGCCGATGGCGGTTGGTGTCGACCTGCGCGGCGAGTCCTACGGGCTCTTGATCGACCAGATCGGCGAGGTCCTGCGGCTCCGCGACGACGGCCGCGAGGAAAACCCCGTCAATCTCGATCCCCGCATGGCCAAGCTCGCCGGCGGCGTTCACCGCCTCGAAGGTCAGCTCATGGTCGTCCTCGACGTCGATCGCGTCCTCGAAATCGTGCCCAAAGTAGTCCTCGCAGCATAA
- a CDS encoding PleD family two-component system response regulator codes for MKTCLVVDDSSIVRKIARRILEELQFSVVEAEDGVDALVVCKRAMPEAILLDWNMPVIDGYQFLGHLRRMPGGDTPKVVFCTTETSIDHISRAIDGGANEYIMKPFDKGIVAAKFAEVGLIELMEPTA; via the coding sequence ATGAAAACCTGTCTCGTCGTCGATGATTCCAGCATCGTACGTAAAATTGCGCGCCGCATCCTGGAAGAACTGCAGTTCAGCGTCGTCGAAGCCGAAGACGGCGTCGACGCGCTTGTCGTCTGCAAACGCGCGATGCCGGAAGCCATCCTGCTCGACTGGAACATGCCCGTGATCGACGGCTACCAGTTCCTCGGCCATCTGCGCCGCATGCCTGGCGGTGATACGCCCAAGGTGGTGTTCTGCACCACCGAGACCAGCATCGACCACATCTCGCGTGCGATCGACGGCGGTGCCAACGAATACATCATGAAGCCGTTCGACAAAGGCATCGTTGCCGCGAAATTCGCGGAAGTCGGCCTGATCGAGTTGATGGAACCAACGGCCTAA
- a CDS encoding protein-glutamate O-methyltransferase CheR — protein sequence MTPPDYEYLRKLLKDHSGLDLSADKQYLIESRLLPLSRKCGLPGISELVQKMKGGSSTLIAQVVEAMTTNETFFFRDKVPFDHFRDSIMPEMMKARANRKSIRIWCAAGSTGQEPYSLAMSLKDMSAQLAGWRVEIIATDLSQEVLEKSKAGIYSQFEVQRGLPIQLLVKHFKQNGELWQIGADIRAMVQHRQLNLLHDFSQLGVFDIIFCRNVLIYFDQDTKINIFGRLAKTMEQDGFLVLGAAETVVGLTDVFKPFPDKRGLYRPTGARATVAPVATATPKVAAMAGR from the coding sequence GTGACGCCGCCAGACTATGAGTATCTGCGTAAGCTCTTGAAGGATCATTCCGGTCTCGACCTGTCCGCAGACAAGCAATATCTGATCGAAAGCCGTCTGCTTCCGCTGTCGCGCAAATGCGGCCTGCCCGGCATCAGCGAACTCGTGCAAAAAATGAAGGGTGGCTCGTCCACCCTGATTGCCCAGGTGGTCGAAGCCATGACCACCAACGAAACCTTCTTCTTCCGCGACAAGGTGCCGTTCGATCACTTCCGCGATTCGATCATGCCCGAGATGATGAAGGCGCGCGCCAATCGCAAGAGCATCCGGATCTGGTGTGCGGCCGGTTCGACCGGCCAGGAGCCGTATTCGCTGGCGATGAGCCTGAAGGACATGAGCGCGCAGCTTGCCGGATGGCGGGTCGAAATCATCGCGACCGACCTGTCCCAGGAAGTGCTGGAGAAATCCAAGGCCGGCATCTACAGCCAGTTCGAGGTGCAGCGCGGCCTGCCGATCCAGTTGCTGGTGAAACATTTCAAGCAGAACGGCGAGTTGTGGCAGATCGGCGCCGACATCCGCGCCATGGTTCAGCACCGCCAGCTCAACCTGCTGCACGATTTTTCCCAGCTCGGGGTATTCGACATCATCTTCTGCCGCAACGTGCTGATCTATTTCGACCAGGACACCAAGATCAACATCTTCGGCCGTCTCGCCAAGACGATGGAACAGGATGGCTTCCTGGTGCTGGGTGCGGCGGAAACGGTTGTCGGCCTGACCGATGTGTTCAAGCCGTTCCCGGACAAGCGCGGGCTCTACCGGCCGACCGGCGCGCGCGCGACCGTTGCGCCGGTCGCAACAGCAACGCCAAAAGTCGCGGCGATGGCAGGACGTTGA
- a CDS encoding pilus assembly protein PilZ → MSEDNKGMERVTFSRGYDVCIMAIDGTWRRDCQLNAISDIDATLTVEGSIQGLNLKEFFLLLSSTGLAYRRCELVRVNGTEMDIHFLRGKHAKKRSGTAKNEEMSN, encoded by the coding sequence ATGTCGGAAGACAACAAGGGAATGGAGCGCGTCACCTTCAGCCGGGGCTATGATGTCTGCATCATGGCCATCGACGGCACGTGGCGCCGCGATTGCCAGCTTAACGCAATCTCGGATATCGACGCGACCCTGACCGTTGAAGGTTCGATCCAGGGCCTCAATCTCAAGGAGTTCTTCCTGTTGCTGTCGTCGACCGGCCTTGCCTACCGCCGATGCGAACTGGTTCGCGTCAACGGCACCGAAATGGACATCCATTTCCTGAGGGGTAAGCACGCCAAGAAGCGGTCGGGCACGGCCAAAAATGAAGAGATGTCGAACTAA
- a CDS encoding response regulator transcription factor: MAEKALSRGEIFVVDDDPAVRDTLSMVLTAGGYQVICFADGAALLAVARSRTPSCILLDVNIPGKSGLDVLKELHGEDYPAPIFMISGQGDIAMAVTAIKNGALDFIEKPFRGSEIVARLDEAIEAYARRQAENSASRIATLHFPGREPLTRREREVLEQFTAGASNKEAGRHLGISPRTIEDHRANIMKKLGARNAADLVRIVMTTQRQA, translated from the coding sequence ATGGCTGAAAAAGCCCTCTCCCGCGGGGAGATTTTCGTGGTCGACGACGATCCGGCCGTCCGCGACACGCTGTCCATGGTCCTGACGGCGGGCGGCTATCAGGTCATCTGTTTCGCAGACGGCGCCGCCCTGCTCGCGGTTGCGAGATCCCGGACCCCATCCTGCATCCTGCTCGACGTGAACATCCCCGGGAAATCCGGCCTCGACGTTCTGAAGGAGCTTCACGGCGAGGACTATCCCGCGCCGATCTTCATGATCTCGGGGCAGGGCGATATCGCGATGGCGGTCACCGCCATCAAGAACGGCGCGCTGGACTTCATTGAGAAGCCGTTTCGTGGCAGCGAAATCGTGGCGAGACTCGACGAGGCGATCGAGGCATATGCCCGCCGACAGGCAGAAAACTCCGCATCGCGGATTGCGACGCTGCATTTTCCGGGACGCGAACCGCTGACGCGACGCGAGCGCGAGGTGCTGGAACAGTTCACCGCGGGTGCATCCAACAAGGAAGCGGGACGCCATCTCGGGATCAGCCCGCGCACGATCGAGGATCATCGCGCCAATATCATGAAGAAGCTCGGCGCGCGGAACGCCGCCGATCTGGTGCGGATCGTAATGACCACTCAGCGTCAGGCCTGA